The Pan paniscus chromosome 3, NHGRI_mPanPan1-v2.0_pri, whole genome shotgun sequence genome includes a window with the following:
- the NDNF gene encoding protein NDNF, with the protein MVLLHWCLLWLLFPLSSRTQKLPTRDEELFQMQIRDKAFFHDSSVIPDGAEISSYLFRDTPKRYFFVVEEDNTPLSVTVTPCDAPLEWKLSLQELPEDRSGEGSGDLEPLEQQKQQIINEEGTELFSYKGNDVEYFISSSSPSGLYQLDLLSTEKDTHFKVYATTTPESDQPYPELPYDPRVDVTSLGRTTVTLAWKPSPTASLLKQPIQYCVVINKEHNFKSLCAVEAKLSADDAFMMAPKPGLDFSPFDFAHFGFPSDNSGKERSFQAKPSPKLGRHVYSRPKVDIQKICIGNKNIFTVSDLKPDTQYYFDVFVVNINSNMSTAYVGTFARTKEEAKQKTVELKDGKITDVFVKRKGAKFLRFAPVSSHQKVTFFIHSCLDAVQIQVRRDGKLLLSQNVEGIQQFQLRGKPKAKYLVRLKGNKKGVSMLKILATTRPTKQSFPSLPEDTRIKAFDKLRTCSSATVAWLGTQERNKFCIYKKEVDDNYNEDQKKREQNQCLGPDIRKKSEKVLCKYFHSQNLQKAVTTETIKGLQPGKSYLLDVYVIGHGGHSVKYQSKVVKTRKFC; encoded by the exons ATGGTGCTGCTCCACTGGTGTCTGCTGTGGCTGCTGTTTCCACTCAGCTCAAGGACCCAGAAGTTACCCACTCGGGATGAGGAACTTTTTCAGATGCAGATCCGGGACAAGGCATTTTTTCATGATTCGTCAGTAATTCCAGATGGAGCTGAAATTAGCAGTTATCTCTTTAGAGATACACCTAAAAG GTATTTCTTTGTGGTTGAAGAAGACAATACTCCATTATCAGTCACAGTGACGCCCTGTGATGCGCCTTTGGAGTGGAAGCTGAGCCTCCAGGAGCTGCCAGAGGACAGGAGCGGGGAAGGCTCAG GTGATCTGGAACCTCTTgagcagcagaagcagcagatCATTAATGAGGAAGGCACTGAGTTATTCTCCTACAAAGgcaatgatgttgagtattttataTCGTCTAGTTCCCCATCCGGTTTATATCAGTTGGATCTTCTTTCAACAGAGAAAGACACACATTTCAAAGTATATGCCACCACAACTCCAGAATCTGATCAGCCATACCCTGAGTTACCCTATGACCCAAGAGTAGATGTGACCTCACTGGGGCGCACCACAGTCACTTTGGCCTGGAAACCAAGCCCCACTGCCTCTTTGCTGAAACAACCCATTCAGTACTGTGTGGTCATCAACAAAGAGCACAATTTCAAAAGTCTCTGTGCAGTGGAAGCAAAACTGAGTGCAGATGATGCTTTTATGATGGCACCGAAACCTGGTCTGGACTTCAGCCCCTTTGACTTTGCCCACTTTGGATTTCCTTCCGATAATTCAGGTAAAGAACGCAGTTTCCAAGCAAAGCCTTCTCCAAAACTGGGGCGTCATGTCTACTCCAGGCCCAAGGTTGATATTCAGAAAATCTGCATAGGAAACAAGAACATCTTCACCGTCTCTGATCTGAAACCCGACACGCAGTACTACTTTGATGTATTTGTGGTCAACATCAACAGCAACATGAGCACCGCTTATGTAGGTACCTTTGCCAGGACCAAGGAAGAAGCCAAACAGAAGACAGTTGAGCTAAAAGATGGGAAGATAACAGATGTATTTGTTAAAAGGAAGGGAGCAAAGTTTCTACGGTTTGCTCCAGTCTCTTCTCACCAAAAAGTCACCTTCTTCATTCACTCTTGTCTGGATGCTGTCCAAATCCAAGTGAGAAGAGATGGGAAACTTCTTCTGTCTCAGAATGTGGAAGGCATTCAGCAGTTTCAGCTTAGAGGAAAACCTAAAGCTAAATACCTCGTTCGACtgaaaggaaacaagaaaggaGTATCTATGTTGAAAATTCTAGCTACCACAAGGCCTACTAAGCAGTCATTTCCCTCTCTTCCTGAAGACACAAGAATCAAAGCCTTTGACAAGCTCCGTACCTGTTCCTCGGCCACCGTGGCTTGGCTAGGCACTCAGGAAAGGAACAAGTTTTGCATCTACAAAAAAGAAGTGGATGATAACTACAATGAAGaccagaagaaaagagagcaaaACCAATGTCTAGGACCAGATATAAGGAAGAAGTCAGAAAAGgtcctctgtaaatatttccacagtcaAAACCTGCAGAAAGCAGTGACCACAGAAACAATTAAAGGTCTTCAGCCTGGCAAATCTTACCTGCTGGATGTTTATGTCATAGGACACGGGGGGCACTCTGTAAAGTATCAGAGTAAGGTTGTGAAAACTAGAAAGTTCTGTTAG